In Leptospira meyeri, the DNA window TAGAATCTTTTTCGTTTTTACTGAAGGAAGAATCGGCTTATTACTTGCTGGTGGAGATAAAAGAGGAAATGATAAGAGATTTTATGAACAAATGATTCCGATGGTTGAGAAAATTTACAAAAATTGGTTAATCGAAAACGGGGAGAATCCTGATGAAAGCAAAAGTAAAAAGAAATCCAATAGAAAATCTTGAGAAATCACTTTCTTCAGAGAGTGTTGCTAGGGCAAAACATAAAGCCGAACAAATGCTTTTTCAAATTAATCTCGCTGAGTTAAGAAAGCAAGTTGGTTTGAGACAAGAAGATATAACTAATTTTTCGCAATCTGGACTTTCTAAACTTGAGTCTAGAAAAGATATGAAAATCTCCACTTTAATAGATTACCTAGATAGCCTTGGAATGGACCTTGAAATTAAAGCAAGAGTAAGAAATAAGAAAGATGGAAAATCAAAGAAAGAGTTTGTTCTCTTAAAAGCTTCTTAATATTTCTTAATAAATTCAACTTAATACCTGGGGCCTTCGTATAACAGCGGGGAAACGCTGCGCTTCGGCACTACCGGCCTCGCTTGGTCTCCGACACATTTCCCTCTGGCACTCCTCTTGCTTGCGCAAGCGTCGTTCCAGTCCCTAACGTCCCGTCCGGGACTCAGGGTCGGGAAACGTCGTCTCCCCTAGTTCGTTAAGCGCAATTGCAAAAAGAATAATGAAATCACTAAATTTAACACTATTAATATTTTTATCTCTAATTAATTTCTGCAAACTTCATAAAAATGATAAGAAATATTTTGAAGTTACAGCGAAAAGTGGACTTATTTTAAGGTCTGGACCAGGGCAAGATTATGAGAAAATCACTACTCTCCCTATAAAGACAGTAGGGAAAATAATTCGACTCATTGGCAATCCGATTTATATTCAAGAAAAGAAAGGACGATGGTTGGAAGTCGAAACAGAGCACCTAAATGGTTTTATTTTCTCTGGCTTCGTGGTTACTCACGAAAATCTAGAATCATTAAATCGTAGCCAAAAGAATATATCCTTTCAAGAATTTAAGGGAATTACTCCCTTTGTTAAATCCAATTATAGCCTAGCTGAAATTTCTCAAAAATCTTTTGAAAATTTTAAAGAATACGAAGAAGATTTAAAACTTGAAACTAAAACCATTTTAGAAATTAATAACTTCAAAATTCTATTAGTATCGTCAAAAAATGAATATAGTGACTATCGTACAATAATTGTTCATAATAAAATAAATGGTAATAACTTTATTCCAGAGTTGAATAATTTTCATCCGATATCAATTGCTGAAAACTCTAAAATTATTTCAGGCATTGAATATGCATGTTACAATTGTTGCGCTACACCCATTGAATTATTTGCAATTTTAGCTGAGGACAAAATTTACACAGTATCAATTCCTATAACCGATACCGTTGCCTCATGTGACCTGGAAGGACAAGTTCAAACCGATTTCAGCCAACTAAGACTAACAAAAAAAAATGATATAATAATCCATAAAACCATTTATGATTGCTCTCATGATCCGAATTGCAGTAAAGATGGAGCAGAAGATAATTGCAAACCAACAATGGTATATTCAGATAAATTTATTCTAATTGAAAATCCATTCTATAATCCAAATATTTTTGAATTTGAAGCAAAAATTATTCCTGAAAAAATATTGAATGAATTCAAAACAGGAAGAAAGGCAAATATAAACAATCATATCAATTAGCATTTTGCAACAGCGCTTAACAGCGACTAACCGCTTCGCTTCGGCACGAGGCCTCGCTCGGTCTGCGACACATAGGCTTCTGGCACTCCCCTTGCCTGCGCAAGTGTCGTTCCAGTCCCTAACGTCCCGTCCGGGACTCAGGGTCAGGGAACTTCGGTAAGTCTAGTTCGTTATGCGTAATGCTCTAAAATAAACTTAAAAATGTTAAACTCAAGGGAAGAAGCATTTGGATTTTGGATAACAGTATTATTCTTTTACTTAATCCTTAAAAAGGAAGGTAGGATAGCCGTATTAAAACTGACAAAACTTCTATTGGGAAAAAAGATTCTAATCATATTTCTCATAATAATACTATACCTTGGTCTTACTACTATTTTCCTAAATTATCTTCAGTTATGGAATATTAGTCAGGCGAAAAATACAACTTTATGGTTTTTGACATATGTATTTTCTGCGATTTCAAAACTAATCTCTGTCAAAAACAAATATTCCTTTTTTAAAGACACATTCTTAGAAAGTTTCAAACTAGTCGTCATAGTAGAATTTCTATCTGGCGTATATACTTTCCCTTTCGTCATCGAAATCTTCCTCCTTCCGGTGGTTGTTTTTTTAATTCTAATAAACCTCTTTACCGAAACAAAAAAGGAAGAAGAATATACTACAATCTATAAGTTTACAAATAAACTATTAATACTAATCAGTATAGTTATCATAGCATATTCAATTTATAAAATTCTTTCAAACTTAGATACTTTCATAAGCAAAGATAATTTATTAGAATTTACTACACCAATATTACTAACCTTATCATTCATACCGTTCCTCTTTTTTCTTAACATATTTATAGCTTACGAAAATACATTCAACCGTATTGATCGATTATTTATTAACAAAAAGCTCAACAGAAATGTAAAATTAGAGGCAATTAAAAGATTTCACTTCAAAACAACTTGGTTACTTAGATGGATCTCTCATCTAAGTATTTTAGATAATCCCAGCCAGAATCTGGATCTATCCTTTAAACACATTAAGGAATTCCAAACCAATATTAAAGAAAACAAAAATAGGATTATTAAGTTAAATGAAGGCTGGAATCCACAGCTTGCCAAGGACTTTCTCAAGGAAGAGGGAATAGAAACAGCATATTATAGGAAATTTTCTGAAGAAGATTATTGGACAGCATTGTCGCCCCAAATTAGCATTAGCAAAGGAAACTTCCAAAATAATATATCTTATTATATTCATGGTAATCCTGAAAAGCATTTATCCTGAAATTAGTTTTACATGTTGGTGATACTCAGAATAAATTTGAGACATTACAGGAATTCAATCGCTACGTGAATATTCTATTTTTCAAAGCAATAGGATATCAACTTTCAAAATCATTTTCAAAGTCATTAAAAGTAACGAAACCTAAAGAAGAATTTACCGATCTACACCATATTAAATTAGAAAAAATTCAGTGGAATGGTTCTATTTCTAATGGATTTACTTTAAAATTTACAATAAGAAATAAAAAATTTAGTGAATTAGAGCACTACGCATAACAGCATGGAAACGCTGCGCTTCGGCACTTACGGCCTCGCTTGGGCTGCGCCACATTTCTCTCCGTCACGCTTCTCGCTCCGCAAGAAGACGCGCCGACGCTAACGCCTCTGCGAGGCTCAGCTAC includes these proteins:
- a CDS encoding XRE family transcriptional regulator gives rise to the protein MKAKVKRNPIENLEKSLSSESVARAKHKAEQMLFQINLAELRKQVGLRQEDITNFSQSGLSKLESRKDMKISTLIDYLDSLGMDLEIKARVRNKKDGKSKKEFVLLKAS
- a CDS encoding SH3 domain-containing protein → MKSLNLTLLIFLSLINFCKLHKNDKKYFEVTAKSGLILRSGPGQDYEKITTLPIKTVGKIIRLIGNPIYIQEKKGRWLEVETEHLNGFIFSGFVVTHENLESLNRSQKNISFQEFKGITPFVKSNYSLAEISQKSFENFKEYEEDLKLETKTILEINNFKILLVSSKNEYSDYRTIIVHNKINGNNFIPELNNFHPISIAENSKIISGIEYACYNCCATPIELFAILAEDKIYTVSIPITDTVASCDLEGQVQTDFSQLRLTKKNDIIIHKTIYDCSHDPNCSKDGAEDNCKPTMVYSDKFILIENPFYNPNIFEFEAKIIPEKILNEFKTGRKANINNHIN